A genomic window from Sphingomonas taxi includes:
- a CDS encoding acyl carrier protein, giving the protein MLPEGYDTVETTVRAVLRDVLGLSADRVAGFTATTPLFGALPELDSMAVAGVLTEIEDRLGILIEDDEVDGDMLETFGALVEFAANKALV; this is encoded by the coding sequence TTGCTTCCCGAAGGCTATGATACCGTCGAAACCACCGTCCGCGCCGTGCTGCGCGATGTGCTCGGCCTCTCCGCGGACCGCGTCGCGGGCTTCACCGCGACGACGCCGCTGTTCGGCGCGTTGCCCGAACTCGATTCAATGGCCGTCGCCGGCGTCCTGACCGAGATCGAGGACCGGCTCGGCATCCTGATCGAGGACGACGAGGTCGACGGCGACATGCTCGAGACGTTCGGCGCGCTCGTCGAGTTTGCGGCGAACAAGGCGCTCGTCTAG
- a CDS encoding AMP-binding protein, which translates to MLSPDPTPFSIDHLLRGAPHAPALIERERSWTFAELEAAVASAAGWLGGLGLAAGERVATWLPKTALACVMPLAAARAGLVHVPVNPALRRAQVAHILADSGAALLVTQAARAATLEAGDVPAGCRVVEDLPLDRDGPGRSAADPQALAAILYTSGSTGRPKGVMLSHANLWLGAVSVAHYLRIAPDDRVLGVLPLSFDYGQNQLFSSWYAGAAVAPLDYLTARDVVKAVERIGATTLAGVPPLWVQLLDVDWPAATAARLRRLTNSGGALTERLVRGLRSRFPQAELVAMYGLTEAFRSTWLDPALIDAHPDAMGRAIPFAEVMAVGADGARAIGEAGELVHAGPLVAQGYWRDPERSAQRFRPAPDWSASGGLAVWSGDKVIEGADGLFRFVGRDDEMIKSAGNRISPLEIEEAVLAGGEAREAVAVGVPDARLGQGIVVMVAGDAAQEEALRMRLRTLLPSFMQPARYVWRDELPRNANGKLDRAAIRNEVTS; encoded by the coding sequence ATGCTGTCGCCCGATCCCACGCCGTTTTCGATCGACCATCTGCTGCGCGGCGCGCCGCACGCGCCGGCGCTGATCGAGCGCGAGCGGTCATGGACGTTCGCGGAACTGGAGGCGGCGGTGGCGAGCGCGGCGGGGTGGCTCGGCGGGCTCGGGCTGGCGGCGGGGGAGCGGGTGGCGACGTGGCTGCCCAAGACGGCGCTCGCCTGCGTCATGCCGCTGGCGGCGGCGCGGGCGGGGCTGGTGCATGTGCCCGTCAATCCGGCGCTGCGGCGCGCGCAGGTCGCGCATATCCTCGCCGACAGCGGCGCGGCGCTGCTGGTGACGCAGGCGGCGCGGGCGGCGACGCTGGAGGCGGGCGACGTGCCGGCGGGATGCCGGGTGGTCGAGGATCTGCCGCTGGATCGCGACGGGCCGGGCCGGTCGGCCGCGGACCCACAGGCGTTGGCGGCGATCCTCTACACCTCGGGATCGACCGGGCGGCCGAAGGGGGTGATGCTCAGCCATGCCAATCTGTGGCTCGGGGCGGTGTCGGTCGCGCATTATCTGCGCATCGCGCCGGACGACCGGGTGCTCGGCGTGCTGCCGCTGTCGTTCGATTACGGGCAGAACCAGCTTTTTTCGAGCTGGTATGCGGGGGCGGCGGTGGCGCCGCTCGACTATCTGACTGCGCGCGACGTGGTGAAGGCGGTCGAGCGAATCGGAGCGACGACGCTCGCCGGGGTGCCGCCGCTGTGGGTGCAGTTGCTCGATGTCGACTGGCCGGCGGCGACCGCGGCGCGGTTGCGGCGGCTGACCAATTCGGGCGGGGCGCTGACCGAGCGGTTGGTGCGGGGGCTGCGGTCGCGATTCCCGCAGGCGGAGCTGGTGGCGATGTACGGGCTGACCGAGGCGTTCCGCTCGACGTGGCTCGATCCGGCGCTGATCGATGCGCATCCCGATGCGATGGGGCGGGCGATCCCGTTCGCCGAGGTGATGGCGGTGGGCGCGGATGGCGCGCGCGCGATCGGCGAGGCGGGCGAGCTGGTCCATGCCGGGCCGCTGGTCGCGCAGGGCTATTGGCGCGATCCCGAGCGGAGCGCGCAGCGTTTCCGGCCGGCACCGGATTGGTCGGCGAGCGGCGGGCTGGCGGTCTGGTCGGGGGATAAAGTGATCGAGGGGGCGGACGGGCTGTTCCGCTTCGTCGGGCGCGACGACGAGATGATCAAGAGCGCGGGCAACCGGATCAGCCCGCTCGAGATCGAGGAGGCGGTGCTCGCCGGCGGCGAGGCGCGCGAGGCGGTCGCGGTCGGCGTGCCGGACGCGCGGCTGGGGCAAGGGATCGTCGTGATGGTCGCCGGCGATGCCGCGCAGGAGGAGGCGTTGCGGATGCGGTTGCGCACGCTGCTGCCGAGCTTCATGCAGCCGGCACGATATGTGTGGCGGGACGAATTGCCGCGCAACGCCAATGGCAAACTGGATCGCGCCGCGATCCGCAACGAGGTGACGTCATGA
- a CDS encoding molybdenum cofactor guanylyltransferase, protein MLAGGRSSRFGRDKAAALFAGRPLLDHMRDLGADRADAVVVVGRDGGVPDLPGPDLGPLGGIAGALSHAAAHGFETVLTLPCDMPRLPEALLDALLRRAPSYCSEAPVIGHWPAKLAPELLAHLAISERRSVTCWARAIGALPIASPAPLANVNTPADLAAL, encoded by the coding sequence ATCCTCGCCGGCGGCCGCTCCAGCCGATTCGGACGGGACAAGGCGGCCGCCCTGTTCGCCGGGCGGCCGCTGCTCGACCATATGCGCGACCTCGGCGCGGATCGCGCCGACGCGGTGGTCGTCGTCGGGCGCGACGGCGGCGTGCCCGACCTGCCCGGCCCCGATCTCGGCCCGCTCGGCGGCATCGCCGGCGCGCTCTCTCATGCCGCCGCGCATGGCTTCGAGACGGTGCTGACGCTCCCCTGCGACATGCCGCGGCTGCCCGAGGCGCTGCTCGACGCGCTGCTGCGACGCGCGCCGAGCTATTGCAGCGAGGCGCCAGTGATCGGCCATTGGCCTGCCAAGCTGGCGCCCGAGCTGCTCGCGCATCTCGCCATATCGGAGCGTCGCTCGGTGACCTGCTGGGCGCGGGCGATCGGCGCGCTGCCCATCGCCAGCCCAGCGCCGCTCGCCAACGTTAACACCCCTGCCGACCTCGCCGCGCTGTGA
- the trxB gene encoding thioredoxin-disulfide reductase — translation MTTHSTRMLILGSGPAGLSAAIYGARAGMAPIVVQGIQPGGQLTTTTDVENYPGFADVIQGPWLMEQMQKQAEHVGTRLMWDTIVEVDLSQRPFRLIGDGGDVYEGEVLVIATGAQAKWLGLESEEAMKGKGVSACATCDGFFYRGKKVAVIGGGNTAVEEALYLTNHSDDVTLIHRRDSLRAERILQERLHAHPNVKVLWNKEVREFVDGGGNAGLVALTLEDTVTGEQSRLDVEGGFVAIGHHPATELFRGHLALDDDGYIAVETGSTRTSVPGVFACGDVADKVYRQAVTAAGTGCMAALDAERFLAAAEFEEMAEAAE, via the coding sequence ATGACCACTCATTCCACGCGTATGCTGATCCTCGGCTCCGGCCCGGCGGGGCTGTCGGCGGCGATCTATGGCGCGCGGGCCGGGATGGCGCCGATCGTGGTGCAGGGCATCCAGCCCGGCGGGCAGCTCACCACCACCACCGACGTGGAGAATTATCCCGGTTTCGCCGACGTCATCCAGGGGCCGTGGCTGATGGAGCAAATGCAGAAACAGGCCGAACATGTCGGCACCCGGCTGATGTGGGACACGATCGTCGAGGTCGATCTGTCGCAGCGGCCGTTTCGGCTGATCGGCGACGGCGGCGACGTCTATGAGGGCGAGGTGCTGGTGATCGCCACCGGCGCGCAGGCGAAGTGGCTCGGGCTCGAGTCCGAGGAGGCGATGAAGGGCAAGGGCGTGTCGGCCTGCGCAACCTGCGACGGCTTCTTCTATCGCGGCAAGAAGGTGGCGGTGATCGGCGGCGGCAATACCGCGGTCGAGGAGGCGCTGTACCTGACCAACCACAGCGACGACGTGACGCTGATCCATCGCCGCGATTCCTTACGCGCGGAGCGGATTTTGCAGGAGCGGCTGCACGCGCATCCCAACGTCAAGGTTCTGTGGAACAAGGAAGTCCGCGAGTTCGTCGATGGCGGCGGTAATGCCGGGCTGGTGGCGCTGACGCTGGAGGATACGGTCACCGGCGAGCAGTCGCGGCTCGACGTCGAGGGCGGGTTCGTGGCGATCGGCCATCATCCGGCGACCGAGCTGTTCCGCGGGCATCTCGCGCTCGACGACGACGGCTATATCGCGGTGGAGACGGGCTCGACGCGGACCAGCGTGCCGGGCGTATTCGCCTGCGGCGACGTGGCGGACAAGGTCTATCGTCAGGCGGTGACCGCGGCGGGGACCGGGTGCATGGCGGCGCTGGACGCGGAGCGGTTCCTCGCGGCGGCGGAGTTCGAGGAAATGGCCGAGGCGGCGGAATAG
- a CDS encoding hydrolase 1, exosortase A system-associated — protein sequence MRSLIAFPCAGETLVGTLDAAPGRTGLLIVSGGNEIRCGAHRGMALLAAHVAAAGYPAFRYDRRGIGDSTGENNGYVSARDDLVAAATAFRAQAPQLMTILAYGNCDAASTLALYGRTAGIDRLLLANPWTIEDTDDLPPAAAIRATYRQRLTSPAAWARLLAGKIDFTKAIDGLRKASRTMPQPLATQMVTAIEGWGDAATVILATGDATAQAYRAAARHLPAQSIETASHSFAREEDQRQLRAAVLAALAGAGI from the coding sequence ATGCGCAGCCTGATCGCCTTCCCCTGTGCGGGAGAGACGTTGGTCGGCACGCTCGATGCCGCCCCCGGCCGGACCGGCCTGCTGATCGTCTCCGGCGGCAACGAGATCCGCTGCGGCGCGCACCGCGGCATGGCGCTGCTCGCCGCCCATGTCGCCGCAGCGGGATATCCCGCCTTCCGCTACGACCGCCGCGGCATCGGCGATTCGACCGGCGAGAACAATGGCTACGTTTCGGCCCGCGACGACCTCGTCGCTGCCGCGACGGCATTTCGGGCGCAGGCGCCGCAGCTCATGACGATCCTCGCCTACGGCAATTGCGATGCGGCGAGCACGCTTGCGCTTTACGGCCGCACCGCGGGCATCGACCGCCTCCTGCTCGCCAATCCGTGGACGATCGAGGACACGGACGACCTTCCCCCCGCCGCAGCGATCCGCGCAACCTATCGCCAGCGCCTGACCAGTCCCGCGGCATGGGCCAGACTGCTCGCCGGCAAGATAGATTTCACCAAAGCTATCGACGGCTTGCGCAAGGCTTCTCGCACCATGCCGCAACCGCTGGCAACGCAGATGGTCACCGCCATCGAGGGATGGGGCGACGCGGCGACGGTCATCCTCGCCACCGGCGACGCCACCGCGCAAGCCTATCGCGCCGCCGCCCGCCACCTTCCCGCGCAATCGATCGAGACCGCCTCCCACAGCTTCGCCCGCGAGGAGGACCAGCGCCAGCTCCGTGCCGCCGTTCTGGCGGCGCTGGCGGGTGCCGGGATTTGA
- a CDS encoding XrtA/PEP-CTERM system exopolysaccharide export protein, with the protein MRSGVPVRVLLAVGAAASVLGGCASSASGPVLPPATYVASKEQPGEEYVIGPLDQLNVFVWRNPELSAKVQVRPDGRITTPLINDMPAVGKTPSVLAADMKQALGQYVKDPIVSVIVENFSGTYSQQVRVIGATEKPASIPYRANMTLLDAMIAVGGLNQYAAGNKAKLVRHDRKTGEQQEYKLQIADLLKKGDSSANVSLQPGDVIIIPESMF; encoded by the coding sequence ATGCGTTCCGGTGTTCCCGTCCGTGTCCTGCTCGCCGTCGGTGCCGCGGCGTCGGTGCTCGGCGGCTGTGCGAGCAGTGCCAGCGGACCCGTGCTGCCGCCGGCGACCTATGTCGCGAGCAAGGAGCAGCCGGGCGAGGAATATGTCATCGGCCCGCTCGACCAGCTCAACGTCTTCGTGTGGCGCAATCCGGAATTGTCGGCGAAGGTGCAGGTGCGCCCCGACGGCCGCATCACCACGCCGCTGATCAACGACATGCCCGCGGTCGGCAAGACGCCGTCGGTGCTCGCCGCCGACATGAAGCAGGCGCTGGGCCAATATGTGAAGGACCCGATCGTCTCGGTGATCGTCGAGAATTTCTCGGGCACCTACAGCCAGCAGGTGCGGGTGATCGGCGCGACCGAGAAGCCCGCGTCCATCCCGTATCGCGCCAATATGACATTGCTCGACGCGATGATCGCGGTGGGCGGGCTCAACCAATATGCCGCGGGCAACAAGGCGAAGCTGGTGCGCCACGATCGCAAGACCGGGGAGCAGCAGGAATATAAGCTGCAGATCGCCGATCTGCTCAAGAAGGGCGATTCGAGCGCCAACGTCAGCCTGCAACCGGGCGACGTCATCATCATCCCCGAATCGATGTTCTGA
- a CDS encoding DUF4879 domain-containing protein yields the protein MIRALLLVTASFTFADPVSAQSLPLLTDLQITAVSSATQSERIAPGQQQTARRHSGPVSVVVTERGIGRARLLRIDGEVAAAEATQRPLCGAAVTAGACHPGDPATGIEITYHLGPLPSGTRIGVQDTSAALPARTLGAEIVLR from the coding sequence ATGATCCGTGCTCTTCTTTTGGTGACCGCGTCGTTCACCTTCGCCGATCCCGTTTCGGCACAGTCGCTGCCGCTGCTGACCGATCTCCAGATCACCGCGGTCAGTTCCGCCACCCAGTCGGAACGGATCGCCCCCGGCCAGCAGCAGACCGCCCGCCGTCACAGCGGCCCGGTCAGCGTGGTCGTGACGGAGAGGGGCATCGGCCGCGCCCGGCTGCTTCGCATCGACGGCGAGGTCGCGGCGGCGGAAGCGACCCAGCGCCCGCTCTGCGGCGCCGCGGTGACCGCCGGCGCCTGCCACCCCGGCGACCCCGCCACCGGCATCGAGATCACCTATCACCTCGGCCCGCTGCCGTCCGGGACGCGGATCGGCGTACAGGACACGTCCGCCGCGCTTCCCGCCCGGACGCTGGGCGCGGAGATCGTGCTGCGATAG
- a CDS encoding FdhF/YdeP family oxidoreductase: MTEVADDKISTEPYTGPSGGWGSMKSVARINLREKVNPETVRELARQNKPEGVMCVSCAWGKPAHPHIAEFCENGAKATAWELTTYRTTPEFFTKHSVTELRGWKDFDLEQAGRLTHPMKYDAASDRYVAVSWDEAFQDIGAHLKTYDPTKVVFYASGRASLETSYMWALMARMYGSQNLPDSSNMCHETTSVGLKSAIGSPVGTIHLSDYDSCDMILYFGQNPGVNSPRALHPLRACAKRGVEIIVFNPLKERGLERFTDPQNPIEMVTGKSTPIASQYHQVKTGGDIAAMMGICKYVIEADDQCQRIGAPAILDHAFIADHTTGFEAFAEMVRATDWERIEHESGLTRTELEGVGAIYAKSKRVICVYGMGLTQHVHGIDNLHTLVNLMLLRGNVGKPGAGFGPVRGHSNVQGQRTVGITEKPELAPLDRLKELYDFEPPREKGWDTVEACEHIIAGTAQAFIGLGGNLARAVPATAEIEPAWQGMDLTVSIATKLNRTHLLPGKTCYLLPCLGRIETDDQASGPQAVTMEDSFSRIYGSRGKATPAAETLLSEPAIVAGIAKATLDANPKLDWDAWVGDYALVRDAIEATYPDKFTRFNERMWVPGGFWKGVEAAHRQWLTESGRAEFNVPTTLNATGFEEAPGRFRLMTLRSNDQFNTTVYGYHDRFRGIKGTRDIVFMNRADMATMGLAEHDLVDLVGDAGSNGDRRVNKLLVVPYDIPQGCLGAYYPECNILMPVTHKAEQSHVPAGKSVPVRVERTA, translated from the coding sequence ATGACCGAAGTGGCCGACGACAAGATCAGTACCGAACCCTATACCGGTCCGTCCGGCGGCTGGGGGTCGATGAAATCGGTCGCCCGGATCAATCTGCGCGAGAAGGTCAATCCCGAGACGGTCCGCGAGCTCGCGCGGCAGAACAAGCCCGAGGGCGTGATGTGCGTTTCATGCGCCTGGGGCAAACCTGCGCATCCGCATATCGCCGAATTCTGCGAGAATGGCGCCAAGGCGACGGCGTGGGAGCTGACCACCTATCGCACCACGCCCGAATTCTTCACCAAGCACAGCGTCACCGAATTGCGCGGCTGGAAGGACTTCGACCTCGAACAGGCCGGCCGCCTCACCCATCCGATGAAATACGACGCCGCCAGCGACCGCTATGTCGCGGTGAGCTGGGACGAGGCGTTCCAGGACATCGGCGCCCATCTCAAGACCTACGACCCGACCAAGGTCGTCTTCTACGCCTCGGGCCGCGCGAGCCTCGAGACGAGCTATATGTGGGCGTTGATGGCGCGGATGTACGGCAGCCAGAACCTGCCCGATTCGTCGAACATGTGCCACGAGACGACGTCGGTCGGGCTCAAGTCGGCCATCGGCTCGCCGGTCGGCACGATCCACCTGTCGGATTACGACAGTTGCGACATGATCCTCTATTTCGGCCAGAACCCGGGCGTGAACAGCCCGCGCGCGCTGCACCCCCTGCGCGCCTGCGCCAAGCGCGGCGTCGAGATCATCGTGTTCAACCCGCTCAAGGAACGCGGGCTCGAACGCTTCACCGACCCGCAGAACCCGATCGAGATGGTCACCGGCAAGTCGACGCCGATCGCCAGCCAATATCATCAGGTCAAGACCGGCGGCGACATCGCCGCGATGATGGGCATCTGCAAATACGTCATCGAGGCGGACGACCAATGTCAGCGGATCGGCGCGCCCGCGATCCTCGATCACGCCTTCATCGCCGACCATACCACGGGCTTCGAGGCGTTCGCCGAGATGGTCCGCGCGACCGACTGGGAGCGGATCGAGCATGAGAGCGGCCTCACCCGCACCGAGCTGGAAGGCGTCGGCGCCATCTACGCCAAGTCGAAGCGCGTGATCTGCGTCTACGGCATGGGCCTGACCCAGCACGTCCACGGCATCGACAATCTGCACACGCTGGTGAACCTGATGCTGCTGCGCGGCAACGTCGGCAAGCCCGGCGCCGGCTTCGGCCCGGTCCGCGGCCACAGCAACGTCCAGGGCCAGCGCACCGTCGGCATCACCGAAAAGCCGGAACTGGCGCCGCTCGACCGGCTGAAAGAGCTCTACGATTTCGAGCCGCCGCGCGAAAAGGGCTGGGACACGGTCGAGGCGTGCGAGCATATCATCGCCGGCACCGCGCAGGCGTTCATCGGCCTCGGCGGCAACCTCGCCCGCGCCGTCCCCGCCACCGCCGAGATCGAGCCGGCGTGGCAGGGCATGGACCTGACCGTCAGCATCGCCACCAAGCTCAACCGCACGCACCTGCTGCCCGGCAAGACCTGCTATCTGCTCCCCTGCCTCGGCCGGATCGAGACCGACGATCAGGCGAGCGGCCCGCAGGCGGTGACGATGGAGGACAGTTTCAGCCGCATCTACGGCTCGCGCGGCAAGGCGACGCCCGCGGCGGAGACCTTGCTGTCGGAGCCCGCGATCGTCGCCGGCATCGCCAAGGCGACGCTCGATGCCAATCCCAAGCTCGACTGGGACGCGTGGGTCGGCGACTATGCCCTCGTCCGCGACGCGATCGAGGCGACCTATCCGGACAAATTCACCCGCTTCAACGAGCGGATGTGGGTGCCGGGCGGCTTCTGGAAGGGCGTCGAGGCGGCGCATCGCCAGTGGCTCACCGAGAGCGGCCGCGCGGAATTCAACGTGCCGACGACGCTCAACGCCACCGGCTTCGAGGAGGCGCCCGGCCGCTTCCGCTTGATGACGCTGCGCTCGAACGACCAGTTCAACACCACCGTCTACGGCTATCACGACCGGTTCCGCGGCATCAAAGGCACGCGCGACATCGTCTTCATGAACCGCGCCGACATGGCGACGATGGGGCTGGCGGAGCACGACCTCGTCGATCTCGTCGGCGACGCGGGCAGCAACGGCGACCGGCGGGTCAACAAATTGCTCGTCGTGCCCTATGACATTCCACAGGGGTGCCTCGGCGCCTATTATCCGGAGTGCAACATCCTGATGCCGGTGACCCACAAGGCCGAGCAAAGCCATGTTCCGGCCGGCAAATCCGTGCCCGTCCGGGTGGAGCGCACCGCCTGA
- a CDS encoding XrtA system polysaccharide chain length determinant: MNGLYDEVRLALHAIWTRRWLALAVAWGVCVAGWFVVSQMPSRYESRARVFVQMQSILPASMDAPAQTQQKDVDTIRQTLISAVNLEKVVRGTDLAQTVSSDRDVADRVAGLASAIKVESQQDNLFQITTTAASPKLARAITQKLIDIFVEQNLGRDRSQTTQSLDFLNKQLDQLQKQLADLDAKRADFQTRYLGSLPGTGSVGDRIGASRSQMAQVDGDLAAAQSSLAAVQGQMAGTPASIPGAGGVAAGPARAALNAIQGQLADARARGYTDQHPDVVALKRQLAAAQAAARGEPVGAGGGGTPNPLYLSLQSMMADKQSAVAALKMRKAQLQGDLDQLNAKLSGDPEVAAEQGQIDRDYQVLKDQYDQLLTQRQQIALRGQAQTQTDNVKFSVIDPPTMPRAPTAPNRMLLLTGVLIAGLAAGIGAAFALGQLRATFATGPRLEKATGMPVIGSIGEVVTRMQADQRTKRLKLFLGGTAGLVAAYVLLLGVEVLQRGMAA, translated from the coding sequence ATGAACGGCCTCTACGACGAGGTGCGGCTGGCGCTGCATGCGATCTGGACGCGGCGCTGGCTCGCGCTGGCGGTGGCGTGGGGGGTGTGCGTCGCCGGCTGGTTCGTAGTCAGCCAGATGCCGAGCCGCTACGAATCGCGCGCGCGCGTCTTCGTGCAGATGCAGTCGATCCTGCCCGCGTCGATGGACGCGCCGGCGCAGACGCAGCAGAAGGACGTCGACACGATCCGCCAGACGCTGATCAGCGCGGTCAACCTCGAGAAGGTGGTGCGCGGCACCGATCTGGCGCAGACGGTGTCGAGCGATCGCGACGTCGCCGATCGCGTCGCCGGCCTCGCCAGCGCGATCAAGGTCGAGAGCCAGCAGGACAATCTGTTCCAGATCACGACGACCGCCGCCAGCCCCAAGCTGGCGCGGGCGATCACGCAGAAATTGATCGACATCTTCGTCGAGCAGAACCTCGGCCGCGATCGCAGCCAGACGACGCAGAGCCTCGATTTCCTCAACAAGCAGCTCGACCAGTTGCAGAAGCAGCTCGCCGACTTGGACGCCAAGCGCGCCGACTTCCAGACGCGCTACCTCGGCTCCCTGCCGGGCACCGGATCGGTCGGCGACCGCATCGGTGCGTCGCGCAGCCAGATGGCGCAGGTCGACGGCGATCTCGCCGCGGCGCAGTCGAGCCTGGCGGCGGTGCAGGGGCAGATGGCGGGGACGCCGGCGTCGATCCCGGGTGCGGGCGGCGTCGCCGCCGGGCCGGCGCGGGCGGCGCTCAACGCGATCCAGGGCCAGCTCGCCGATGCGCGGGCGCGCGGCTATACCGACCAGCATCCCGATGTGGTGGCGCTCAAGCGGCAGCTCGCGGCCGCGCAGGCGGCGGCGCGCGGCGAGCCGGTCGGCGCGGGTGGCGGCGGTACGCCCAATCCCTTGTACCTCTCGCTGCAGTCGATGATGGCGGACAAACAGTCGGCGGTGGCGGCGCTCAAGATGCGCAAGGCGCAATTGCAGGGCGACCTCGACCAGCTCAACGCCAAATTGTCGGGCGATCCCGAAGTGGCGGCGGAGCAGGGCCAGATCGACCGCGACTATCAGGTGCTCAAGGATCAATACGACCAGTTGCTGACCCAGCGCCAGCAGATCGCGCTGCGCGGCCAAGCACAGACGCAGACCGACAACGTCAAATTCTCGGTGATCGACCCGCCGACGATGCCGCGCGCGCCGACCGCGCCCAACCGAATGCTGCTGCTGACCGGCGTGTTGATCGCCGGGCTCGCCGCCGGGATCGGTGCGGCGTTCGCGCTCGGCCAGTTGCGCGCGACCTTTGCGACCGGGCCGCGGCTGGAGAAGGCGACCGGCATGCCGGTGATCGGCTCGATCGGCGAGGTGGTGACGCGGATGCAGGCAGACCAGCGTACCAAACGGCTCAAGCTGTTCCTCGGCGGCACCGCCGGCCTAGTCGCGGCCTATGTGCTGCTGCTCGGCGTCGAAGTGCTGCAACGGGGGATGGCGGCATGA
- a CDS encoding DUF922 domain-containing protein, translating to MTWRLILFAATTPVDPAALERLPAVRIVYYDVHGTRYREIDDDQRRRGPVDPADGQRYDAFTRLRIRWRWPIGRDGRCDVRHPQVTYRITVTLPRLHDRDHDRDAVSPLLRRRWDRRVMHLRVHEAGHVGLDLAYVRRVTQALRHSTCTPADPVAAALGEQLNAATRAYDRITDHGRRQERWHGTDI from the coding sequence ATGACATGGCGCTTGATCCTGTTTGCGGCAACGACGCCGGTCGATCCGGCGGCACTGGAGCGCCTGCCCGCCGTCCGCATCGTCTATTACGACGTTCACGGAACGCGCTATCGGGAGATCGATGACGATCAGCGGCGGCGGGGTCCGGTCGATCCTGCGGACGGCCAGCGTTACGACGCGTTCACCCGCCTGCGCATCCGCTGGCGCTGGCCGATCGGCCGCGACGGCCGATGCGATGTGCGACATCCGCAGGTGACCTACCGGATCACGGTGACGCTGCCCCGCCTGCACGATCGCGACCACGATCGCGACGCGGTGTCGCCCCTGTTGCGACGGCGCTGGGATCGTCGGGTCATGCATTTGCGCGTGCACGAGGCGGGGCATGTCGGGCTCGATCTCGCTTACGTCCGACGCGTGACGCAGGCGCTGCGCCACTCGACCTGTACGCCCGCCGATCCCGTCGCCGCGGCGCTCGGCGAGCAGCTCAATGCCGCCACGCGCGCCTACGATCGGATCACCGACCACGGGCGGCGGCAGGAGCGCTGGCATGGTACGGATATCTGA
- a CDS encoding pyridoxal-dependent decarboxylase, exosortase A system-associated: MKAMGPLPAEFAAQSGMLTIAGTSAADWAVETPVFVYDVGIVTARVERFRAAFRGIDLHYAIKANPLPALLDRVAPLVDGLDVASGGELETALAVKPAAAISFAGPGKRDAELIGAIRSGATLNVESEGEAERALRLGDELGVTPRLAVRVNPDIELRGSGMKMGGRPSPFGVDAARAAALVRRIVAAGADWRGFHIYAGSQALDAGAIIETQAATLALAARLGEEAGAAPPLVNLGGGFGVPYFAGDVPLDVERVGAALAEVLDRRAEVLRSARFAIELGRWLVAEAGVYLTRIIDRKKSQSETFLVTDGGLNHQLAASGNFGTVVRRNYPLALASEIGGAAAEEVSVVGPLCTPLDRLGDRVGLPHAEPGDVIAVFLAGAYGASASPAGFLGHPPAVEIVAG; this comes from the coding sequence ATGAAGGCGATGGGACCCCTGCCGGCGGAGTTCGCCGCGCAATCCGGCATGCTGACGATCGCCGGGACGTCGGCCGCCGACTGGGCGGTGGAGACGCCGGTGTTCGTCTATGACGTCGGGATCGTGACGGCGCGGGTGGAGCGGTTCCGTGCGGCGTTTCGCGGGATCGACCTGCATTATGCGATCAAGGCCAATCCGTTGCCGGCGCTGCTCGACCGCGTGGCGCCGCTGGTCGACGGGCTCGACGTCGCCTCGGGGGGCGAGCTGGAGACGGCGCTGGCGGTCAAGCCGGCGGCGGCGATCAGTTTCGCCGGGCCGGGCAAGCGCGATGCCGAGCTGATCGGCGCGATCCGCAGCGGCGCGACGCTCAATGTCGAATCCGAGGGCGAGGCGGAACGCGCGCTGCGGCTCGGTGACGAGCTGGGCGTGACGCCGCGGCTCGCGGTGCGGGTCAATCCGGATATCGAGCTGCGCGGATCGGGGATGAAGATGGGCGGGCGGCCGTCGCCGTTCGGCGTCGATGCGGCGCGCGCCGCGGCGCTGGTGCGGCGGATCGTCGCCGCCGGCGCGGACTGGCGCGGCTTCCATATCTACGCGGGCAGCCAGGCGCTCGACGCGGGCGCGATCATCGAGACGCAGGCGGCGACGCTGGCGCTCGCTGCGCGGCTGGGCGAGGAGGCGGGGGCGGCGCCGCCTCTGGTCAATCTCGGCGGCGGGTTCGGCGTCCCCTATTTCGCGGGCGACGTGCCGCTCGACGTCGAGCGGGTCGGGGCGGCTTTGGCAGAAGTGCTCGACCGGCGCGCCGAGGTGCTGCGCAGCGCGCGGTTCGCGATCGAACTGGGGCGGTGGCTGGTCGCCGAGGCGGGCGTCTATCTGACGCGGATCATCGACCGCAAGAAGAGCCAAAGCGAGACCTTCCTCGTCACCGACGGCGGGCTCAACCATCAGCTCGCGGCGAGCGGCAATTTCGGAACGGTGGTGCGGCGCAATTATCCGCTGGCGCTTGCGTCGGAGATCGGCGGCGCGGCGGCGGAAGAGGTGTCGGTGGTCGGGCCGCTCTGCACGCCGCTCGACCGGCTCGGGGATCGTGTCGGCCTGCCGCATGCCGAACCGGGGGACGTGATCGCGGTGTTCCTCGCCGGCGCCTATGGTGCGTCGGCGAGCCCGGCGGGGTTCCTCGGCCATCCGCCGGCGGTGGAGATCGTCGCGGGCTGA